ACCGGCCGCGCCCGTCGCCGCAGACAAGACGATCAAGAAAACCGTGAAGCCGGTCGAGCTGCCCGACACCGTGCAGCCGGTCAACTACCGGCTCTGGTTCCGCCCGAATCCCGAGCTGTCCACGTTCGACGGCCGTGCGGACGTCGACATCCAGGTCAAGAAAAAGGTCAACTACATTGAAGTGGCCGGCCACCGCATCAAGTTCGTCAATGGCAAGACCATTCTGCAGCCCGGCAATATCGAACTGATCGCCACGCCGCAGGACGACGGCGACTTCTACCAGCTGCGCCCCGCGAGCGGCCAGATTCCCGCCGGCGAATACTCGCTGCATATGGAGTGGTCGGGCATCATCAACTTCAAGACCTACGACGATCCCGCGACCCAAACGGGCGGAAGCTGCGGCGACGACAAGTACCCCGGCTGCTCCGCGGCAGAAGGCGTGTTCCGCGTCGACCTCAAGGCAACCGATGGCTCGACGAGCGGCGCGATTCTCACGCAAGGCGAAAGCAACCTCGCGCGGCAATGGTTTCCGGGCTGGGACGAGCCCGCGTTCCGGCCGACCTACGAAGTGTCGGCGGAAGTGCCGCAGAACTGGCGCGTCGTGTCGAACGCGGCCGAGCTGCCGTCCGTCAACGTCGATAGCGGCTACAAGCGCGTGTCGTTCGAAAAGACGCCGCCGATGCCGTCGTATCTGCTGTTCTTCGGCGGCGGCCAGTTCGACATCCTCGAAGACGACTTCGCGAATCCGCTCGCGAACGGCAAGAATCTGCACCTGCGCATCTTCGCGCCGCCCGGCATGCGCGACTGGGCCTTTCCCGCGATGCAGCAGACGAAGCAGGCCCTCGACTTCTACTATCGCTATACAGGCATCTCGCTGCCGCTGACGAAGTTCGACACCGTTGCCGCAAACGACGCCTTCAAGGAGCAGAAGGACCTGAATTTCGGTGGCATGGAGAACTGGGGCGCCATTCTCGAATTCGCCGACGACATCCTGCCGCCTCCGGGTACACCGATGTCCGATTACGGCGTCACGGTGCTCACGCACGAAGCCGCGCACCAGTGGTTCGGCGATCTCGTCACGCTCGACTGGTGGGACGACGTCTGGATGAACGAATCGTTCGCCACGTTCTTCGAGAACAAGACGAAGATCCTGTTCTTCCCGGATCGCTTCAACTGGGTCGACGAAGTGAGGACGAAGTACGCCGTGATGTCGCGCGACCTCGGCGCGAACGCGTTCCCGGTGCAGCCGAACTTCAACGACTGGGCATCGAACGACTTCGTGCTGAGCGCGAGCCCGTTCACGTACGACAAGGGCGGCATCGTGCTGAAGATGCTCGAGAACTACCTCGGTGAAGGCGTAATGCGCAAAGGGCTGCAGTCGTACCTGACCGACTATT
The nucleotide sequence above comes from Paraburkholderia sp. SOS3. Encoded proteins:
- a CDS encoding M1 family metallopeptidase, translating into MRTHSRLKMACLLLAGTLALSACGGGDDASGIASNNAQVNGAAASTAASQPALPAPAAPVAADKTIKKTVKPVELPDTVQPVNYRLWFRPNPELSTFDGRADVDIQVKKKVNYIEVAGHRIKFVNGKTILQPGNIELIATPQDDGDFYQLRPASGQIPAGEYSLHMEWSGIINFKTYDDPATQTGGSCGDDKYPGCSAAEGVFRVDLKATDGSTSGAILTQGESNLARQWFPGWDEPAFRPTYEVSAEVPQNWRVVSNAAELPSVNVDSGYKRVSFEKTPPMPSYLLFFGGGQFDILEDDFANPLANGKNLHLRIFAPPGMRDWAFPAMQQTKQALDFYYRYTGISLPLTKFDTVAANDAFKEQKDLNFGGMENWGAILEFADDILPPPGTPMSDYGVTVLTHEAAHQWFGDLVTLDWWDDVWMNESFATFFENKTKILFFPDRFNWVDEVRTKYAVMSRDLGANAFPVQPNFNDWASNDFVLSASPFTYDKGGIVLKMLENYLGEGVMRKGLQSYLTDYSFGNTTPRRLWNELSKASGQSMVDIGDSFVRQTGVPLITLDTQCDLTSNQTVVSLKQAPYPNKNPYPGIQWTVPLTLAYGDGLMRRKTVALKDTQMQVRLNGCSAVVADPSGLDYYVTNYGDNAWSQLLAQSSALTDPVLLTNLQMEAKMLVNSGLANPTRATTIGSITPPATATARSLMLKVPQAQPQVQRPLLRYQGKLKPRIQTE